In Triticum urartu cultivar G1812 chromosome 6, Tu2.1, whole genome shotgun sequence, the following proteins share a genomic window:
- the LOC125513258 gene encoding T-complex protein 1 subunit eta, translating to MSSMMQPQIILLKEGTDTSQGRAQVVSNISACTAVADTVRTTLGPRGMDKLIHDDKGTTISNDGATIMRLLDIVHPAAKILVDIAKSQDSEVGDGTTTVVLLAAEFMKEAKPYVEDGVHCHNIIRSYRSAGNMAIERVKELAVSIEGKSLEEKKSLLAKCAATTLSSKLISGEKEFFASMVVDAVLAIGHDDRLNLIGIKKVPGGTMRDSFLVNGVAFKKTFSYAGFEQQPKKFLNPKILLLNIELELKSEKENAEIRLSDPLQYQSIVDAEWNIIYDKLDKCVQSGAKIVLSRLAIGDLATQYFADRDIFCAGRVTEEDLQRLSSATGGTVQTSVNNVIDEVLGTCEVFEEKQVGNERFNIFSGCPSGQTATIVLRGGADQFIEEAERSLHDAIMIVRRAVRNSTVVPGGGAIDMEISKYLRLHARNIAGKSQVFVNSFAKALEVIPRQLCDNAGFDATDVLNKLRQKHAADGGANYGVDINTGGIADSFANFVWEPAVVKINAINAATEAACLILSVDETVKNPKSESAQGDAAAMGGRGGGGMRGRGGRGMRRR from the exons ATGTCGTCGATGATG CAACCGCAGATCATCCTGCTCAAGGAGGGGACGGACACGTCGCAGGGCCGCGCGCAGGTGGTCAGCAACATCAGCGCGTGCACGGCGGTGGCCGACACGGTGCGGACCACCCTGGGCCCCCGCGGGATGGACAAGCTCATCCACGACGACAAGGGCACCACCATCTCCAACGACGGCGCCACCATCATGCGCCTCCTCGACATCGTGCACCCCGCCGCCAAGATCCTCGTCGACATCGCCAAGTCTCAGGACTCCGAG GTTGGTGATGGCACAACTACAGTGGTGCTTCTTGCTGCAGAATTCATGAAGGAAGCTAAACCTTACGTGGAGGATGGAGTGCATTGTCATAATATAATCCGTAGTTATAGGAGCGCTGGCAACATG GCGATTGAAAGGGTTAAAGAGCTCGCAGTCAGCATAGAAGGAAAAAGCCTGGAAGAGAAGAAATCATTGTTAGCCAAGTGTGCTGCCACAACACTCTCATCAAAATTGATAAGCGGAGAGAAGGAGTTCTTTGCTTCTATGGTTGTGGATGCTGTCCTTGCTATTGGTCATGATGACAGACTTAACCTTATTGGAATTAAGAAG GTTCCTGGAGGTACCATGAGGGATTCCTTCCTTGTCAATGGCGTTGCTTTCAAGAAGACATTTTCCTATGCTGGATTTGAGCAACAACCAAAGAAATTCCTGAATCCAAAGATTCTTTTGTTGAACATTGAGCTAGAGTTGAAGTCTGAGAAAGAAAACGCAGAGATCAG ATTATCAGACCCTCTGCAGTACCAATCAATTGTTGATGCTGAATGGAACATTATTTATGACAAGCTGGACAAGTGTGTTCAAAGTGGTGCAAAAATAGTTCTGTCACGGCTAGCTATTGGTGATCTTGCAACACAG TATTTTGCGGATAGAGACATTTTCTGTGCTGGTCGCGTCACAGAAGAGGATTTACAACGCCTAAGCTCAGCTACAGGTGGAACTGTTCAAACTTCTGTCAACAATGTCATTGATGAG GTCCTTGGCACATGTGAGGTTTTTGAGGAAAAGCAAGTAGGCAATGAAAGGTTCAACATATTTAGTGGCTGCCCTTCTGGTCAGACAGCAACTATTGTTCTTCGTGGTGGTGCTGACCAG TTCATAGAGGAAGCTGAAAGAAGTCTCCATGATGCCATCATGATTGTGAGGAGAGCTGTTAGGAATTCAACAGTTGTGCCTGGTGGTGGTGCCATTGAT ATGGAGATAAGCAAGTATCTCCGCCTGCATGCACGGAACATAGCTGGAAAGTCTCAGGTTTTTGTAAATTCATTTGCTAAAGCCCTTGAG GTTATTCCTAGGCAACTTTGTGATAATGCTGGATTTGACGCAACTGATGTGCTCAATAAGCTCAGACAGAAGCATGCAGCTG ATGGTGGTGCTAATTATGGTGTTGACATCAACACCGGTGGAATTGCGGATTCCTTCGCTAACTTTGTGTGGGAACCTGCAGTCGTGAAG ATCAATGCAATTAATGCAGCAACCGAAGCTGCCTGCCTTATTCTGAGTGTTGACGAAACAGTGAAAAACCCAAAG TCGGAGAGCGCGCAAGGCGATGCTGCTGCGATGGGCGGCCGTGGTGGAGGGGGAATGCGTGGCCGAGGCGGCAGGGGAATGCGCAGGCGGTAA